In one Burkholderiales bacterium GJ-E10 genomic region, the following are encoded:
- a CDS encoding sulfite reductase has protein sequence MYRYTEFDRQMLHERVAQFRDQVERWKDGALSDDELRPLRLQNGVYIQRHAPMLRIAIPYGLLAAHQLRVLAHIARTWDRGTGHFSTRQNIQFNWVKLEEVPDILAALASVEMHAIQTSGNCVRNITTDPFAGVAPDETVDPRPYCELLRQWSTFHPEFAFLPRKFKIAFSGTAADRAAVPVHDLGFYLRRDDRGEVVADVLAGGGLGRTPILGVIVRRGLPWRHLTTYTEALLRVYNRHGRRDNAYKARIKILVRALGAEEFARQVDAEFAHLEDGPATATAAELARIAEGFAPPRTERKSPDALEAAAEALRALDAQHPGFARWRARNVRGHRVPGYASVTLSLKRNGKAPGDADAAEMDAIADLADAYSFGEVRVTHEQNLVLADVDQEDLFALWEALRARGLATPNIGVLTDIICCPGGDFCALANAKSIPIATAIRDRFDDLDYVHDLGDISLNISGCINSCGHHHVGNIGILGVDKHGEEFYQVTLGGKVGADPASTRIGAVLGRAFAASEIPGVVATVLDLYVALRNPDERFIDTLERVGVAPFKMAVYPSQETAEEVANV, from the coding sequence ATGTACCGCTATACCGAATTCGACCGGCAAATGTTGCACGAGCGCGTGGCGCAATTCCGCGACCAGGTGGAACGCTGGAAAGACGGCGCGCTGAGCGACGACGAACTGCGCCCGCTGCGGCTGCAGAACGGCGTCTACATCCAGCGGCACGCGCCGATGCTGCGCATCGCCATTCCCTACGGATTGCTCGCGGCGCACCAGCTCCGCGTGCTCGCGCACATCGCCCGCACCTGGGATCGCGGCACGGGGCATTTCAGCACCCGCCAGAACATCCAGTTCAACTGGGTGAAGCTCGAAGAGGTGCCCGACATCCTCGCCGCCCTGGCGTCGGTGGAGATGCACGCGATCCAGACTTCCGGCAATTGCGTGCGCAACATCACCACCGATCCGTTCGCGGGCGTGGCCCCCGACGAAACCGTCGACCCGCGGCCGTATTGCGAGCTGCTGCGGCAGTGGTCGACGTTTCATCCCGAGTTCGCCTTCCTGCCGCGCAAGTTCAAGATCGCGTTCAGCGGCACGGCGGCGGACCGCGCGGCCGTGCCGGTCCACGACCTGGGCTTCTATCTGCGGCGCGACGACCGGGGCGAAGTCGTGGCCGACGTGCTCGCGGGCGGCGGGCTGGGGCGCACGCCGATCCTGGGGGTCATCGTGCGCCGCGGACTGCCGTGGCGCCATCTGACGACCTACACCGAAGCGCTGCTGCGGGTGTACAACCGCCATGGCCGCCGCGACAACGCCTACAAGGCGCGGATCAAGATCCTCGTGCGCGCCCTGGGCGCGGAGGAATTCGCACGTCAGGTCGACGCCGAGTTCGCGCACCTGGAAGACGGTCCGGCAACGGCCACCGCCGCGGAACTGGCGCGCATCGCAGAAGGCTTCGCGCCGCCGCGAACCGAGCGGAAATCGCCCGACGCCCTCGAAGCGGCTGCCGAGGCGCTGCGCGCGCTCGACGCGCAACACCCCGGCTTCGCCCGCTGGCGCGCCCGCAACGTGCGGGGGCATCGCGTTCCCGGCTACGCGTCGGTCACGCTCTCGCTCAAGCGCAACGGCAAGGCGCCGGGCGATGCGGACGCGGCGGAAATGGATGCGATCGCCGACCTGGCGGACGCCTACAGCTTCGGCGAGGTGCGGGTCACCCACGAGCAGAACCTCGTGCTCGCCGATGTCGACCAGGAAGATCTTTTCGCGCTATGGGAAGCGCTGCGTGCGCGGGGCCTGGCGACGCCGAACATCGGCGTGCTCACCGACATCATCTGCTGCCCCGGCGGCGACTTCTGCGCCCTCGCCAACGCCAAGTCCATCCCCATCGCCACCGCGATCCGCGATCGCTTCGACGATCTCGACTACGTCCACGATCTGGGGGACATCAGCCTGAACATTTCCGGCTGCATCAACTCCTGCGGTCACCACCACGTCGGCAACATCGGCATCCTGGGCGTGGACAAGCACGGCGAGGAGTTCTACCAGGTCACCCTGGGCGGGAAGGTCGGCGCCGACCCGGCTTCGACCCGGATCGGCGCCGTGCTCGGCCGGGCGTTCGCCGCCTCGGAGATTCCCGGGGTCGTCGCCACCGTCCTCGATCTGTACGTGGCGCTGCGCAACCCCGACGAGCGATTCATCGACACCCTCGAGCGCGTCGGCGTCGCGCCGTTCAAAATGGCGGTGTACCCGTCGCAGGAAACCGCGGAGGAAGTTGCCAATGTCTGA
- a CDS encoding anthranilate phosphoribosyltransferase protein — protein MTQTVPTPFAVAPYLKEIGRGKDGARGLPRERARELMSAILAGTVSDLALGAVLIALRMKGEEAAEIAGFLDAIAPVLRRAPRAQGPAGTLANTPADPGWVVIPSYNGARSIANLVPLLAMLLARDGTPVLIHGQPSEPETGRRRVTTEEIFRELGVPECATPEDAAQRRRDGLPAVLTLESVCPPLARLIDLRRTLGVRNVGHTLAKLVCPVEGASLLITSYTHPHFRDMKAELFAMTGMHAMAMRATDGESVVNARRPQSVERWFRGAHTTVLAGESVARADLELPGMDAAATARWTRDVLDGRIPVPAAIRAQADVIAAAAREAAA, from the coding sequence ATGACCCAGACCGTTCCGACCCCGTTCGCCGTGGCCCCGTACCTGAAGGAGATCGGCCGCGGCAAGGACGGCGCCCGCGGACTGCCCCGCGAGCGGGCCCGCGAACTGATGTCCGCGATTCTTGCCGGCACGGTGAGCGACCTCGCCCTGGGCGCCGTCCTCATCGCCCTGCGCATGAAAGGCGAGGAGGCGGCGGAAATCGCCGGATTTCTCGACGCGATCGCGCCCGTCCTGCGCCGCGCGCCGCGCGCGCAGGGGCCGGCAGGAACCCTGGCAAACACCCCGGCAGACCCCGGCTGGGTGGTCATCCCCAGCTACAACGGCGCGCGGTCGATCGCCAACCTCGTCCCGCTGCTCGCCATGCTGCTCGCGCGCGACGGCACGCCCGTCCTGATCCACGGTCAGCCGTCCGAGCCGGAAACCGGACGCCGCCGCGTCACCACCGAGGAGATCTTTCGCGAGCTGGGCGTGCCGGAGTGCGCAACGCCCGAAGACGCAGCGCAGCGACGGCGCGACGGCCTGCCCGCGGTGCTGACACTGGAATCGGTCTGCCCGCCGCTCGCCCGGCTGATCGACCTGCGCCGGACGCTGGGCGTGCGCAACGTCGGGCACACGCTCGCCAAGCTGGTCTGCCCGGTGGAAGGCGCCAGCCTGCTGATCACGAGCTACACCCATCCGCATTTCCGCGACATGAAGGCGGAATTGTTCGCCATGACCGGCATGCACGCGATGGCGATGCGCGCCACCGACGGCGAATCGGTGGTCAACGCGCGCCGGCCGCAGAGCGTCGAGCGCTGGTTCCGCGGCGCGCACACCACGGTCCTCGCAGGGGAATCGGTCGCCCGTGCGGACCTGGAACTGCCGGGAATGGATGCGGCGGCCACGGCACGGTGGACGCGGGATGTGCTGGACGGCCGGATCCCCGTGCCGGCGGCGATCCGCGCCCAGGCGGACGTCATCGCGGCGGCGGCGCGGGAGGCCGCGGCCTGA
- a CDS encoding sulfate adenylyltransferase subunit 2 yields the protein MSFVAAPLPKGGSPSAAPVRLSHLDWLESEAIHILREVAGQCAQPALLFSGGKDSIVLLHLATKAFRPARFPFPLLHVDTGHNFPEVIEFRDRRAAELGERLIVRTIDDSIARGRIVLRSADESRNKHQSVTLLDAIAEFGFDACIGGARRDEEKARAKERVFSFRDGWGQWDPKNQRPELWNLYNARVAPGEHMRVFPISNWTETDVWQYIAREELEVPSLYFAHPRQVVRRNGALVPVTPLTPPKEGETVETVSVRFRTVGDISCTCPVESTAANYDEIVAETMDATLTERGATRMDDKTSEASMEQRKREGYF from the coding sequence ATGAGTTTCGTCGCCGCGCCGCTGCCAAAGGGCGGGAGCCCTTCCGCAGCACCCGTTCGCCTGTCCCATCTCGACTGGCTCGAGTCGGAGGCCATCCACATCCTGCGCGAGGTTGCCGGGCAATGCGCGCAACCGGCGCTGCTGTTTTCCGGCGGGAAGGACTCCATCGTCCTGCTGCACCTCGCCACCAAGGCGTTCCGGCCGGCGCGCTTCCCGTTTCCGCTGCTGCACGTCGACACCGGCCACAATTTTCCCGAAGTGATCGAATTCCGCGACCGGCGGGCCGCCGAGCTGGGCGAGCGCCTCATCGTCCGCACCATCGACGATTCGATCGCGCGGGGCCGGATCGTGCTGCGCAGCGCCGACGAGTCGCGCAACAAGCACCAGTCGGTGACCCTGCTCGACGCGATCGCGGAATTCGGCTTCGACGCCTGCATCGGCGGCGCCCGTCGCGATGAGGAAAAGGCGCGCGCCAAGGAGCGCGTATTCAGCTTCCGCGACGGCTGGGGGCAATGGGATCCGAAGAACCAGCGCCCGGAACTCTGGAACCTCTACAACGCGCGGGTTGCGCCCGGTGAGCACATGCGCGTATTCCCGATCAGCAACTGGACGGAAACCGACGTGTGGCAATACATCGCCCGGGAGGAGCTGGAAGTGCCCTCGCTCTACTTCGCCCACCCGCGTCAGGTGGTCCGCCGCAACGGCGCCCTGGTTCCGGTCACGCCGCTCACCCCGCCGAAGGAAGGGGAGACGGTCGAGACGGTCAGCGTGCGCTTCCGCACCGTCGGCGACATCTCCTGCACCTGCCCGGTCGAATCGACCGCGGCCAATTACGACGAGATCGTGGCGGAAACGATGGATGCGACGCTCACCGAACGCGGTGCGACCCGCATGGACGACAAGACGTCCGAAGCCTCGATGGAACAACGCAAGCGCGAAGGATACTTCTGA
- a CDS encoding sirohydrochlorin cobaltochelatase cobalamin biosynthesis CbiX protein gives MPLDRDAIVLFAHGSRGARWSEPLLRLQAELLRSHPDLAVPIAYLELQPPTLEESLAALAASGKRRIAVAPVFWARGGHILDDLPGILAAFRQRCPDAEVQVLPVLSELPGITSFLAQAIAGMDAG, from the coding sequence ATGCCCCTGGACCGCGATGCCATCGTCCTGTTCGCCCACGGCTCCCGCGGCGCGCGGTGGTCCGAGCCGCTGCTCCGCCTGCAGGCGGAACTGCTGCGCTCCCATCCGGACCTCGCGGTGCCGATCGCCTACCTGGAACTGCAGCCTCCCACCCTCGAAGAATCGCTGGCCGCCCTCGCCGCATCGGGGAAGCGCCGGATCGCGGTGGCGCCGGTCTTCTGGGCGCGGGGCGGCCATATCCTGGACGATCTGCCGGGGATCCTGGCGGCCTTTCGGCAACGGTGCCCCGATGCCGAGGTCCAGGTGCTGCCGGTGCTGTCGGAACTGCCCGGGATCACCTCGTTCCTGGCCCAAGCCATCGCGGGGATGGACGCAGGCTGA
- a CDS encoding single-strand binding protein produces MASVNKVILVGNLGRDPEVRYSPDGAAMANISVATTSQWKDKNTGEKREETEWHRVSFFGRLAEIAGEYLRKGSSVYIEGRLRTRKWQDKDSGQDRYSTEIVADVMQMLGGRSGGGAPMDEEPRAARTPSSAPRQSARPAAGRESEPAGGVAELDDDIPF; encoded by the coding sequence ATGGCATCGGTGAACAAGGTGATTCTGGTCGGCAATCTCGGCCGCGACCCGGAGGTCCGTTACAGCCCGGACGGGGCGGCGATGGCCAATATTTCCGTCGCCACGACCTCGCAATGGAAGGACAAGAACACCGGCGAGAAGCGCGAAGAGACCGAATGGCACCGCGTCTCGTTTTTCGGTCGGCTGGCCGAGATCGCCGGCGAGTACCTCCGCAAGGGTTCGTCGGTGTACATCGAGGGCCGGCTGCGGACGCGCAAGTGGCAGGACAAGGACAGCGGCCAGGACCGCTACAGCACGGAAATCGTCGCCGACGTGATGCAGATGCTCGGCGGCCGCTCGGGCGGCGGTGCGCCGATGGACGAGGAGCCGCGCGCCGCGCGCACCCCGTCATCCGCGCCGCGCCAGTCCGCCCGGCCGGCGGCGGGCAGGGAATCCGAGCCGGCGGGCGGCGTGGCCGAACTGGACGACGACATCCCGTTCTAG
- a CDS encoding inositol monophosphatase family protein, whose amino-acid sequence MTPETRQRYSAALGAAEEREFVPVLQELVACAFEVIRPLFLAGIEVLDKADASPVTAADRGAEAALRERILARYPEHGILGEEFGVREGGGRYRWILDPVDGTKAFVSNCFLFGTLIALERDDGRGYRPILGCIAHAATGVAVIGRGTRTTLHLADGTEREARVRAPRPLAQATVLMTSLPGSNEQGPGESLGRIAGRAKLARTWGDCFGYFSLATGGADVMLDPVLSYWDIAALVPVIEGAGGCITAWDGGDPLATPSAIATTGSALHAEVLAAKS is encoded by the coding sequence ATGACGCCGGAAACCCGGCAGCGGTACAGCGCCGCGCTCGGCGCCGCCGAGGAGCGGGAATTCGTACCCGTCCTGCAGGAGCTGGTCGCTTGTGCGTTCGAGGTGATCCGGCCGTTGTTCCTGGCCGGGATCGAGGTACTGGACAAGGCGGACGCGTCGCCCGTCACGGCCGCGGATCGCGGCGCCGAAGCCGCGCTCCGGGAGCGGATCCTGGCCCGCTACCCGGAACACGGCATCCTGGGCGAGGAATTCGGTGTGCGGGAAGGCGGCGGCCGCTACCGATGGATTCTGGACCCGGTGGACGGAACCAAGGCGTTTGTGAGCAATTGCTTTCTTTTTGGCACCCTGATTGCCCTGGAGCGCGATGACGGCCGCGGATACCGACCGATCCTGGGGTGCATCGCCCATGCCGCCACGGGCGTTGCCGTGATCGGCCGGGGAACGCGCACGACGCTGCACCTTGCGGACGGAACGGAGCGGGAAGCGCGGGTGCGCGCGCCGCGCCCCCTGGCGCAGGCCACCGTGCTGATGACCTCGCTCCCCGGCTCGAATGAGCAAGGTCCCGGGGAATCCTTGGGCCGGATCGCCGGCCGGGCCAAACTGGCGCGCACCTGGGGCGACTGCTTCGGCTACTTTTCCCTGGCAACGGGCGGGGCCGACGTCATGCTCGACCCCGTTCTGTCGTACTGGGACATCGCCGCGCTGGTTCCGGTCATCGAAGGGGCGGGAGGGTGCATCACCGCGTGGGACGGCGGCGATCCGCTGGCGACACCCTCGGCGATCGCAACGACGGGAAGCGCCCTGCACGCGGAGGTGCTGGCGGCGAAATCCTAG
- a CDS encoding phosphoadenosine phosphosulfate reductase translates to MNGQIDSALALLRQAADQAPAAFSTSFGAEDMVLLDLIRRHALAIDIFTLDTGRLPEETHTLMQRVEERYGRCFQTWAPDADALRRLVAANGINGFYASVDNRKACCAVRKVEPLARALAGKRAWVTGMRAQQAVTRTRLPAREFDAERGLDKFNPLHDWTEAQVWGYIRTHDVPYNELHDRFYPSIGCAPCTRAIAVGEDTRAGRWWWENPESKECGLHRKPAAGQPAAAGNPTGEFA, encoded by the coding sequence ATGAACGGACAGATCGATTCCGCATTGGCGCTGCTGCGCCAGGCCGCCGACCAGGCGCCCGCCGCCTTTTCGACGAGCTTCGGCGCGGAGGACATGGTTCTGCTCGACCTCATCCGCCGCCATGCGCTCGCCATCGACATTTTCACGCTCGACACCGGACGCCTGCCGGAAGAGACCCACACCCTGATGCAACGGGTCGAGGAACGCTACGGCAGATGCTTCCAGACCTGGGCTCCGGACGCCGATGCGTTGCGGCGGCTGGTGGCCGCCAACGGTATCAACGGTTTTTATGCGTCGGTGGACAACCGCAAGGCGTGCTGCGCGGTGCGCAAGGTCGAGCCGCTCGCCCGCGCGCTCGCCGGCAAACGCGCCTGGGTCACCGGCATGCGCGCCCAGCAGGCGGTCACCCGGACACGGTTGCCGGCGCGGGAATTCGACGCCGAGCGCGGGCTGGACAAGTTCAACCCCCTGCACGACTGGACCGAAGCGCAGGTCTGGGGCTACATCCGCACCCACGACGTGCCGTATAACGAACTGCACGACCGCTTCTACCCCAGCATCGGCTGCGCGCCCTGCACGCGCGCCATCGCCGTCGGCGAGGACACCCGCGCCGGCCGCTGGTGGTGGGAGAACCCGGAGTCCAAGGAATGCGGTCTGCATCGCAAACCCGCTGCCGGCCAACCTGCCGCGGCGGGCAATCCAACCGGAGAATTCGCATGA